The DNA sequence CGAATTGGGCTTCATGTCGTCGGCAAGCTCGTTGAGATCGGCTTCGGACAGCAAACCGCTCGCGGCGCCGGAAATGCCCGCCACGGCAGCGGCGATATCGTCGGGCAGTTCCTGCATTTCGAGGATCAGCGCGGCGCCATCATCATCCTTGACCACGACCGCAAGATCGATGACTCGCACGATGCCGCGTTCGACAAGGTCGACCAGCGCGGGTGTGATGTCGCCGTTGAACCTGTTGCCGTCAAAGGCGAGGACGATCAGCTCGATCGGCCCGGTCGCATCGGTCATGGCATCTCTCCCCTGGTCAGTCAGTCCCAACATATCATCGGCGTGCGTCAAACTTGTGTCGAGTCCGGCATGTGTCGGGTCAGATGTGTCGCGTCAGGGCGCCGCCGTGGCGGCGGCCGGCGACGTCCGCTGCGCGTCGGCCATGGCGGCATCGACGTCGGCGACGGCTTTTGCCGCGACATCGTTGCCGGTGGGTCCACCGACGGCTTCCGGTTCAGGGGTCGTGCTGCCGCCACACGCCGCGAGCAGCAACAGGAGCAGGGACGCAGTGGCGCGGTACAGCATCGGATCAGCATAGCGCAGAGCCGATGCCTGCGAAAGCGGCGAGCGCGGGCTATTGCGGGGCAGGGGTCGATGCCCTGGGCGGTTCGGGCTGTGCTGCAGGGGCGGGCTCGGCTGCTGCTGGCGCAGGGTCGGGCGCCGAAACGGCAGGGTCGGGCGCTGCGGCCTCGGGCGTGTCCATCTCGGCTTCGTCCTCGGGGTCGAGCGGCAGGTTGCCGTCGTAGATCGCATTGCGCCGGTTCTGCAGATAGGCGGATTTGACGAGCGTATATTCGTCCAGGCTGTCGGCGAGCAGCTGGTCGCCGCCCTGTTCGGTCAGCCGGGCGCGGAAATTGATCAGCCGGGTCACGATCTGGCCGCCGCGCCAGTAAAGTGTCGGGCTGAAAGCGGCGTTACGGGTGAAGTCGGCCGGATCGATCAGGAAATCGGCGCCGAGCCCGAAGCTGTCGCGCAGCGTCGCCGGGCCGAACAGCGGCAACACCATATACGGCCCCGATTCGATGCCCCAGGCCGCAAAGGTCTGGCCGAAATCTTCCTTCTCCTGCTCGCGCCCCAGTTCGGTGGCGTTGTCGGCAAGGCCGCCGACGCCCAGGGTGATGTTGATGAGGATGCGATCGAGGGTGCGGAACGCCTGCGAGACCTTGCCCTGCAACAGCGCGTTCATCAGGCTCGAAGGTTCGCCATAGGTGCTGTAGACGTTGGTGATGCCGTGGCGCGCCGCAGTCGGCACCACCGCGCGATAGGTGTTGGCCACCGGCTTGAGCACGGCGCGGTCGATATTCTTGTTGAACTGGTAGATGCGGCGGTTGGTGCCCTCCCACCGGTCCGCCTCGGCGACCTCCATGCCGCCCGCGCGCGGCGTCGTGCAGCCAGCGAGCGGCAAGGCGACAACCAAGGCCGACAGAACCGCGAGCGGGGCAGGGATACGCAAGCGGGTGGACAATGACATCGAGAAGGGCATTGCCCGACTTCGATGGCCGGCACAACCGGCTACGTCGTCTCGCCCGCTTGACACATATAAAGATATCTTTATGTCCCGGATGCGATGGAGCCGTTGCTGATCATCCTGCGTGCGCTGGCGGACCCGAGCCGGGTGCGGATCCTGCTGCTTGTTCGCCGCATGGAGCTGTCCGTCGGGGAAATCGCCGCCGTGCTCGAACAGAGCCAGCCGCGCGTTTCACGCCACATTCGTATCCTGTCCGATGCCGGTCTGGTCAAGCGTTCCAAGGAAGGCGCCTGGGTGTTTGTGCGGCTTGGCGAGGCCGGCGTCGCGGGGCCGGTCCTGGCGGCGATGGATGCGCTCGCCGCCGATGCCGGCATTGTCGACCAGGCACGGCTGGCAGCCGTGCGAGAAGAGCGCGCGGCCGCCGCCGATGCGTGGTTTGCGACCCATGCCGCATCGTGGGACCGCGAGCGATCGCTGTACATTGCCGAAAGCGCCGTCGAGGCGGCGGTGATCGCGGCGCTCGGATCGGATGCGCTGGGCAATCTGGTCGATGTCGGCACCGGCACCGGCAGGATGATCGAG is a window from the Polymorphobacter fuscus genome containing:
- a CDS encoding DUF6325 family protein encodes the protein MTDATGPIELIVLAFDGNRFNGDITPALVDLVERGIVRVIDLAVVVKDDDGAALILEMQELPDDIAAAVAGISGAASGLLSEADLNELADDMKPNSTVAALLCEHVWATGFANAVRSAGGTLVLSERIPGDVVDAARATLLATTSQGD
- a CDS encoding MlaA family lipoprotein, which codes for MVVALPLAGCTTPRAGGMEVAEADRWEGTNRRIYQFNKNIDRAVLKPVANTYRAVVPTAARHGITNVYSTYGEPSSLMNALLQGKVSQAFRTLDRILINITLGVGGLADNATELGREQEKEDFGQTFAAWGIESGPYMVLPLFGPATLRDSFGLGADFLIDPADFTRNAAFSPTLYWRGGQIVTRLINFRARLTEQGGDQLLADSLDEYTLVKSAYLQNRRNAIYDGNLPLDPEDEAEMDTPEAAAPDPAVSAPDPAPAAAEPAPAAQPEPPRASTPAPQ
- a CDS encoding ArsR/SmtB family transcription factor encodes the protein MEPLLIILRALADPSRVRILLLVRRMELSVGEIAAVLEQSQPRVSRHIRILSDAGLVKRSKEGAWVFVRLGEAGVAGPVLAAMDALAADAGIVDQARLAAVREERAAAADAWFATHAASWDRERSLYIAESAVEAAVIAALGSDALGNLVDVGTGTGRMIELLGPRATTALGIDRSPEMLRLARGRIEGAGLAHAEVRRGDMYALPSDDGSVDTVVLHQVLHFADDPAAVIAEAARVLAPAGRLLIVDFMPHNREELRNQQRHLRLGFADAQMIDWMAAAGLAGAVVARLPDREAIGVTLWLGTREARQTDERKAA